TGTCGCCACAAAGCTTACGTGTCTTTTCCATGAAATTATTATAGTATAGATTTTCTCGGGATTGTTTATTTTGATTCAACCGCCataagttttattctatttaCAATTTTAGCCCCTTAATTTCActttctttcaacttttttgCTTATAGCTTTACACCGTGAGCACTGTGGTATTGGTGATCCAGACTATTTACTACGATTACATCTACAGACTTTGTAGACATGGACGCACTAAGATCTGTCAAACGGTAATTATATATAGTgctaatcataaaattttaagctGATTACATTGTTAGgtgttaattaattatcataactattttgttaaggatgaggaagatgaagagaagagacCATTGAAACCACCGAAGACGACGGGATCTGCTATTTCCATCCCAAGAGGATCTTACAAAGATTCTCCTCGGAGAGAGTTCTATTACACGTACGGATTCTTTATTTAGTTTACTCTAATTTGATTGACTACGAGTAAGTTAAAGTTTGTGACATTAGTTTCATATATAATGCgtcatagattttttattatatactattGCTTTTCCCCTGcccactctgtttttttcttgtcgttttctcaagattttgtagAAACAGATGAAAAGAGtaaccatttttaaaataaaattattaaataattgcTGATGAAATCTAGAACCTATACATTAGTTTAATTCAATTGTGACTATATGTTCAGGTCGGCAAGATCGTTGGCAGGAAGCGGAACACCTCCATCAAGATCATCGTACTTTCGAGTGGCTAAGAGTGGGCCTTCGGCTTTGGCAATAGAAAATGGTTCTTCATCGGATGAAGATGAGACAATGTCTACGTGTCCTGTCATAGCAACTAAAACCATTACCCAACCAAGGCCAATACCTAGACCggtttgtgatttatttttacttaGCGAACTAAAAAAACCACTTAAGGGTTGAAAGAACAACAAATATTGACCCATTCTGGACTTCTTGTTCTCAGGCAGGTTTCGGAACGTTTTTGGCTGCATCGGCTAGTCTTCCGCTTCAGGCCAAAAGCTTAGCTGAAAAGTACGCACATGCTTCAAGCAGACGGCTTCTAAATGTGCGTGACTAATAGCATTTCGTTGTTTTCTACTGTATGAGTGAAAATGCGAGAAAGTGACTTTCAAAACATTGTTGTCTCTGTGCAGGAAAGAATAGTAGAGCATAGCGCGTTGGGACAATGGTTGGGATGGCTAATGGCCGCCATTTACATGGGCGGACGCATCCCTCAGATTTGGCTCAACGTAGGCCATCTTTAGCAAATCttgattcatattttttatttgcttgttGTTTATGATATTGGATACTAATCTGATTCTTTACCCAGGACGATGTCTCTACAACTAGATCAAAAGAGGAAGCGTTGAGGTAAAAAACACTAGAACTACAAGgcaaccaacaaacaaatattaagtATAATTAACTGTAATTGTAGTATGTGATCTAATTAAAAATATGGTTTGATAATTTGGCAGGGTATGAATCCACTTATGTTTGTATTCGCGCTTGTAGCCAATGCAACATATGTTGGTAGTATTCTTGTCCGAACAACTGAATGGGACAACATCAAACCAAACCTCCCTTGGTTGCTTGATGCTATTGTCTGCGTCGTACTCGATCTATTTGTATCCTTTCTAACTATTTTCACAatctcaaaaatgaaaaataagaatGATCACATTCccattatgtttttattttgctaccttaatccaaaaaaaacgtAACAGATAATATTGCAGTATATCTACTACAAGTATTGCAGGTCAGAGAGCATAAAAACTGAAGAAGACGGCTATGGAGATTATGTCCAAGCAAGCAAAACTTTTGTTTCGTGAATCactatttgattttcttttggtctttcttttaagtactaggtgataccccgtgctacagcacgaaattatatattttgttagttacttttttttttgtaatttatatttttgtaatatagtttttttttactattttctttattaatgtttatttgtatatttggggttatacagtaaattggaaattcTAAtagtagtttgtaaaatgtagatTTTCACGAAAACAGACACACCGtaatattggatagtagttttgtaagagaatagacactccaCAATATCGGATAATAGTTTTGTATGAGGATAGACACACCACAATAtcagatagtagttttgtaaaaatatgagtttttctttattttggtttgttgtcaaaagaggagaagctgcttgttaaattttagtgtgagatatttcaatggttaggaaaccattgtatttatagcgagattaggtatatttaggttatcatttagaagttaatatttgatatttcaaatattaataaaattgtaaaaaaaccaatttaatttatagtttgataaaaatacctgttttaactggtttaactcaaactttttttagattttaaaaattttaagagtaaaaataataatattacttaaatattttataaaattaaatatattataatattttaaactttcgatggagttcaaatatttataataatttaaacattctataaaaatttaaatatttataatcttttaaactttttataaaaacgtaaatatattataatatatatatttactttttaaaattttaaatatgctccaatatagaaccaaattaaac
The sequence above is a segment of the Camelina sativa cultivar DH55 chromosome 10, Cs, whole genome shotgun sequence genome. Coding sequences within it:
- the LOC104716448 gene encoding probable vacuolar amino acid transporter YPQ1 isoform X2, producing the protein MVLVYEGYCLKEKKACVRWVERYFDDCLCNINDDVSFALGIASLICWGVAEIPQIITNFRTKSSHGVSLSFLLAWVAGDIFNLVGCLLEPATLYTVSTVVLVIQTIYYDYIYRLCRHGRTKICQTDEEDEEKRPLKPPKTTGSAISIPRGSYKDSPRREFYYTSARSLAGSGTPPSRSSYFRVAKSGPSALAIENGSSSDEDETMSTCPVIATKTITQPRPIPRPAGFGTFLAASASLPLQAKSLAEKYAHASSRRLLNERIVEHSALGQWLGWLMAAIYMGGRIPQIWLNIKRGSVEGMNPLMFVFALVANATYVGSILVRTTEWDNIKPNLPWLLDAIVCVVLDLFIILQYIYYKYCRSESIKTEEDGYGDYVQASKTFVS
- the LOC104716448 gene encoding probable vacuolar amino acid transporter YPQ1 isoform X1 encodes the protein MVLVYEGYCLKEKKACVRWVERYFDDCLCNINDDVSFALGIASLICWGVAEIPQIITNFRTKSSHGVSLSFLLAWVAGDIFNLVGCLLEPATLPTQLYTALLYTVSTVVLVIQTIYYDYIYRLCRHGRTKICQTDEEDEEKRPLKPPKTTGSAISIPRGSYKDSPRREFYYTSARSLAGSGTPPSRSSYFRVAKSGPSALAIENGSSSDEDETMSTCPVIATKTITQPRPIPRPAGFGTFLAASASLPLQAKSLAEKYAHASSRRLLNERIVEHSALGQWLGWLMAAIYMGGRIPQIWLNIKRGSVEGMNPLMFVFALVANATYVGSILVRTTEWDNIKPNLPWLLDAIVCVVLDLFIILQYIYYKYCRSESIKTEEDGYGDYVQASKTFVS
- the LOC104716448 gene encoding uncharacterized protein LOC104716448 isoform X3, which produces MVLVYEGYCLKEKKACVRWVERYFDDCLCNINDDVSFALGIASLICWGVAEIPQIITNFRTKSSHGVSLSFLLAWVAGDIFNLVGCLLEPATLPTQLYTALLYTVSTVVLVIQTIYYDYIYRLCRHGRTKICQTDEEDEEKRPLKPPKTTGSAISIPRGSYKDSPRREFYYTSARSLAGSGTPPSRSSYFRVAKSGPSALAIENGSSSDEDETMSTCPVIATKTITQPRPIPRPAGFGTFLAASASLPLQAKSLAEKYAHASSRRLLNERIVEHSALGQWLGWLMAAIYMGGRIPQIWLNDDVSTTRSKEEALRV